Below is a genomic region from Thermoanaerobaculia bacterium.
GCCTGCTCGCCGGAACGAAGGGGGCTTCGATCGTCGTGTCGGACCGCGCCGAGCTCGCGGGAATGCCGGAGACGGAGATCGCCTCGGCCGCCAGCCGCGCGAAGGATCGGGGAATGCCGGGCAAGTGGGTCATCGACCTCCAGAACACGACGCAGCAGCCGGTCCTCGCGAATCTCACGAACCGCGGGCTCCGGCAGCGGATCCTCGAGGCTTCGGAGAATCGCTGCGACCGCGCGGACGCCAACGACACGAAGGCGATCGTCGAGAGGCTCGCGCAGCTCCGCGCCGACCGCGCGAAGCTCCTCGGCTTCCCGACGCACGCCGCCTACGTTCTCGACGACCGCATGGCGAAGACGCCCGAGCACGCGCTGAAGCTCATGACCGACATGGTGCCCGCGGCCACGGGCAAGGCGGAGCGCGAGGCCGCCCGCATGCAGCAGATCGTCGACGCGGAGAAGGGCGGGTTCAAGGTCTCCGCCGCCGACTGGGAGCTCTATGCCGAGAAGGTGCGCAAGGCCGACTACGACATCGACGTGGCGCAGGTGAAGCCGTACTTCGAGCTGAACCGCGTGATCGAGGACGGCGTCTTCTTCGCCGCGCACCAGATGTACGGCCTGACGTTCAAGGAGCGCAAGGACCTTCCCGTCTACAACCCGGACGTGCGCGTCTGGGAAGTCTTCGACGCCGACGGGAAGTCGCTCGCGCTCTTCTACGGCGACTACTTCCAGCGCGCGAACAAGAGCGGAGGTGCGTGGGACGACAGCTTCGTCGATCAGACCTCTCTCCTCGGGACCCGTCCGGTGATCGTCAACGTCCTGAATTTCCCGAAGCCGGCGCCCGGAGAGCCGGCGCTGCTGTCGCCGACCGACGTGAGCGCGGCCTTTCACGAATTCGGGCACGCCCTCCACGGGATGTTCTCGAACATCAAATACCCGACGCTCGGCGCGACGCCGCGCGACTGGGTCGAGATGCCGTCGCAGTTCAACGAGCACTGGGCCTTCGAGCCGACCGTGCTCGCCCATTACGCGCACCACTACAAGACGGGCGCGCCGATCCCGGAGCCCCTCGTCGAGAAGATCCGGAAGACCAAGACGTTCAACATGGGGTACATCACCACCGAATACCTGGAGGCGGCGCTCCTCGATTTCGCGTGGCACACGCTCCCCCCCGGCGCGCCGCTCCAGAACGCCGATGCGTTCGAGAAGGAGGCGCTCGAGCGGTATCACGTCGCGGTGCCGCAGGTCCCGCCGCGATACCGCACGACGTATTTCTCGCACATCTGGGACGGCGGCTATTCGGCCGGGTACTACGCGTATCTCTGGAGCGAGCTGCTCGACGACGACTTCTACTACTGGTTCAAGGAGCACGGCGGAATGACGCGCGAGAACGGGGACCGGTTCCGGAAGCTGGTGCTGTCCCGCGAAGGGACCGCCGACGTCGCCGAGATTTTCCGCTCGTTCCGGGGACGGGATCCCGTCGTCGAGCCGCTCCTCGAAGAGAGGGGACTCGTGGAGGCGCCGGCCGCGAAGATGCCTCCGCCGCACCCCTAGCGAGGAGATTCCGTTGACGTCCCGACCGCCCGCCGCCGACCCGTCCGCCGAATCGGAGGGCGGGCGGCGCGCGGGAGTCCTTCCGAACTTCGTCGGCGGCCGCTGGGTTCCGTCGGCCGGAGGAGAGACGGTCGACGTCCACGATCCGGCGCGGGGAACCGTCATCGCCCGGGCCCCGCTGTCCACCCGCGGCGACGTGGACGACGCGGTCGCGGCCGCCGCGCGGGCGTTCGCCGGCTGGAGCGAAACGCCCCCCGCCGTCCGCGCGAGAGCGATGTTCCGGCTGCGCCTCCGGCTCGAAGAGCGCGCCGAGGAGCTCGCGCGACTGGTGACGACCGAGCATGGCAAGACGCTGGACGAGTCGCGGGGGAGCGTCAAGCGCGCCCTCGAGTGCGTGGAGGCGGCGTGCGGGGCGCCGGCGATGCTGATGGGACAGAGCCTCGAGAACGTCGCGTCCGGGCTCGACTGCACGGCCTTCCGGCAGCCGATCGGGGTCTGCGCCGCGATCGCGCCCTTCAACTTCCCCGTCATGGTGCCGCTCTGGTTCCTGCCGTTCGCGGTCGTCTGCGGGAACACCTTCGTGCTGAAGCCTTCCGAGCAGGTTCCGCTGACGATGACCCGCGTCTTCGAACTCCTCGAAGAATGCGACCTTCCGCCCGGCGTGGTGAACCTCGTGCACGGGGGCCGGGAGACCGTCGAGGCCATCTGCGATCACCCGGGAATCCGCGCGCTGTCGTTCGTCGGGTCGACGCCCGTGGCGCGCGCGGTGTACGAGCGGGCGACGCGCGCCGGCAAGCGGGTGCAGGCGCTCGGAGGCGCCAAGAACTACGTCGTCGTCATGCCCGACGCCGATCTCGAGACGGCGATCCCCGCGATCACCGAGTCGTTCTACGGCTGTGCCGGCGAGCGATGTCTCGCCGGGAGCGTCCTCGTCCCCGTCGGGCCGGCCCACGGCGAGGTGCGGGAACGCCTGGTCCGGTCGGCCCGGAGCCTCCGCGTCGGCGATGGCATGGACCCGGCGACCCGGATGGGCCCCCTCGTGAGCGGCCGGCACCGCGAGCGGGTCGTGGGGTACATCGAAAAGGGCGTCGCGGAAGGGGCCCGCCTCGCGCTCGACGGCCGCGATCTCGTGGCTTCCGGCGGCCCGGGATTTTTCCTCGGCCCGACGGTCTTCGACGCCGTCGACCCGGGGATGACGATCGCGCGCGACGAGATCTTCGGACCCGTGGCTTCGATCTGCGCCGTGCCCGACCTCGCGGGAGCGCTCGAGGCGATGCGCTCGCACCCGAACGCCAACGCCGCGTCGATCTTCACGTCCTCCGGCAAGGCCGCCCGGGAGTTCGCCCACCGGGCGCCCTCCTCGATGGTGGGCGTCAACGTCGGGGTGGCGGCCCCGATGGCCTATTTCCCGTTCGGCGGCGCCCGCGACAGCTTCTTCGGCGACCTCAAGGTCCACGGCCGCGACGCTTTCGAGTTCTACACGGACAAGAAAGTCGTCATGTCGAGGTGGCCCTAGCGCCCCGGCGACCCGTCCCGCCGCCGAAACCTTCCGCGCCCGACTTCGTACCTCTTGTAGAATGTCGACAAGAGATCTCCTTCCGGAGATCGGGTCGACGGGAGGGAATCGATGAAAAGAAGAGAGTTCCTCGAGCGAAGCGCCGCGCTGGGCATCCTTGCCGCCATCCCGTCCTCCGCGTTGGCGGCGGCGGGTTCCGGGCCGAAATCCGAAAAGAGCTATCCGCCGCTGGCGCCCGGCCGGGGGCCGATTCCCGTGGCGTTCCTCGTGTCCGACGGCGCCGTCGTGATCGATTTCTGCGGGCCGTGGGAGGTCTTCCAGGACGCGGCCGCTCCGGGCTCCGAAGGGTTTTCGCTGTACACCGTCGCCGAGACGTCGAAGCCGATCCACGCGAGCGCCGGCATGAAGATCGTTCCGGATCACACGTTCGCCGACGCTCCGGCGCCCCGGGTGATCGTGATCCCGGCGCAGGGGGGGCACACCCCGGCGGCGATCGCGTGGATCCGCAAGGCCGCGAAGACGGCGGACATGACGATGTCGGTCTGCACGGGGGCGTTCCTGCTCGCGAAGACCGGCCTTCTCGCCGGAAAGAGCGCGACGACGCACCATTCTTCTTTCAAGCGGTTCGCGATGGACTTCGCCGACGTCCGGCTCGTGCGCGGGGCGCGATGGGTCGATTCGGGAAACGTCGCGACGGCGGGCGGGCTTTCTTCCGGCATCGACCTCG
It encodes:
- a CDS encoding M3 family metallopeptidase, which gives rise to MRLDFRLFLIATAASAAAAAATAPAAPETNPFFSPSPLQYQTPPFDRIKDSDYAPALEEGMKRQIAEIDAIADDPAPPTFENTLVAMERSGELLTRVAKVFFNLTQSNIDDAMTKVRAEEAPKLAAHQDAIFLNPKLWARVKALYEKRDALGLDPESRYLLDRYDKTFVRAGADLPAADQAKLKEWNQEEAKLTTEFEERLLAGTKGASIVVSDRAELAGMPETEIASAASRAKDRGMPGKWVIDLQNTTQQPVLANLTNRGLRQRILEASENRCDRADANDTKAIVERLAQLRADRAKLLGFPTHAAYVLDDRMAKTPEHALKLMTDMVPAATGKAEREAARMQQIVDAEKGGFKVSAADWELYAEKVRKADYDIDVAQVKPYFELNRVIEDGVFFAAHQMYGLTFKERKDLPVYNPDVRVWEVFDADGKSLALFYGDYFQRANKSGGAWDDSFVDQTSLLGTRPVIVNVLNFPKPAPGEPALLSPTDVSAAFHEFGHALHGMFSNIKYPTLGATPRDWVEMPSQFNEHWAFEPTVLAHYAHHYKTGAPIPEPLVEKIRKTKTFNMGYITTEYLEAALLDFAWHTLPPGAPLQNADAFEKEALERYHVAVPQVPPRYRTTYFSHIWDGGYSAGYYAYLWSELLDDDFYYWFKEHGGMTRENGDRFRKLVLSREGTADVAEIFRSFRGRDPVVEPLLEERGLVEAPAAKMPPPHP
- a CDS encoding CoA-acylating methylmalonate-semialdehyde dehydrogenase, which translates into the protein MTSRPPAADPSAESEGGRRAGVLPNFVGGRWVPSAGGETVDVHDPARGTVIARAPLSTRGDVDDAVAAAARAFAGWSETPPAVRARAMFRLRLRLEERAEELARLVTTEHGKTLDESRGSVKRALECVEAACGAPAMLMGQSLENVASGLDCTAFRQPIGVCAAIAPFNFPVMVPLWFLPFAVVCGNTFVLKPSEQVPLTMTRVFELLEECDLPPGVVNLVHGGRETVEAICDHPGIRALSFVGSTPVARAVYERATRAGKRVQALGGAKNYVVVMPDADLETAIPAITESFYGCAGERCLAGSVLVPVGPAHGEVRERLVRSARSLRVGDGMDPATRMGPLVSGRHRERVVGYIEKGVAEGARLALDGRDLVASGGPGFFLGPTVFDAVDPGMTIARDEIFGPVASICAVPDLAGALEAMRSHPNANAASIFTSSGKAAREFAHRAPSSMVGVNVGVAAPMAYFPFGGARDSFFGDLKVHGRDAFEFYTDKKVVMSRWP
- a CDS encoding DJ-1/PfpI family protein, whose amino-acid sequence is MKRREFLERSAALGILAAIPSSALAAAGSGPKSEKSYPPLAPGRGPIPVAFLVSDGAVVIDFCGPWEVFQDAAAPGSEGFSLYTVAETSKPIHASAGMKIVPDHTFADAPAPRVIVIPAQGGHTPAAIAWIRKAAKTADMTMSVCTGAFLLAKTGLLAGKSATTHHSSFKRFAMDFADVRLVRGARWVDSGNVATAGGLSSGIDLALHVVERYFGREVAKATAWQMEYQGEGWMHADANAAYAVQRTSTDAHPLCVVCDMDVDPASAPRSVHGGKTYLFCSADHKALFDRDPARWLGEGN